Sequence from the Helianthus annuus cultivar XRQ/B chromosome 13, HanXRQr2.0-SUNRISE, whole genome shotgun sequence genome:
tgtaaaactggtGACAAGAAATCTATCCTAAGAAATATTAAATGATTACCTACGGGTTAGCATAATATATATCAGATGATTTATAAAATGATTTttaaaatgagtcggttaattgtatttaccactGAAAACTGATGTATTTTCGAAAGATCAAACCGCAGGTAACCAACCTTGATAATAGGCTGGAAACGGTTCGGTCAAGAAAAAGCTTAGGAATTTGCGACTCCACTGCTTAAAGGCCTATGGTGTCCTAAGCGTGAAAAAGGGTGCTCTCCTCATGAGATGGGGTAAACTTTCCACCCACCCAATCATCTATTGCCATGTCAATCCCTCTCTCTAACTCCCCTTCTGCCCAAAAAAACACAATGGGTGGTCACCACTCGTGGGTAgaggtaaactattttttttcttttttataaactattaattaataaataaaacatatttttaacaaaataaaagtacattaaattaaaaaaaaaacattacattaaattaaactaactaaaattacattaaactaaattaaaaaaaaaacacaatacaTAAAATTAAAcctactaaaaaaataaaaccataaaaaattaGAAACTACATGGCCAATTATATTTTTTTGGGATCTCGTGTTTTCGTGCTAGTGTGATTTCCATAGTATGTTTTGAGAGCATGTGAATTGGGTGAAAAATGGAATGTTAAATGGTAACATTATAATGTATTTATTTGCttttttttaaaagtcaaacagCTATGAAGCCGTGAATTCTCCTCCAACGGTCATGCGCTTCACCCAACGGTCATATATTCAATCGGTGAGTACTCCCCGCAAATCAAACACCCCGCGCGGCAAAGAGTGGCGGCGGCAGCGGTGTTTCCCGCGCGGTGAAGGGGTTCACCGCCCTCTTTGCTGCACCCGCCCCGTTCGCACTAAGCTTGTTTTTATTCCGATCCTACCTTATGGGATTTGTATCGAACAACTTGtataattttattaaataaatttcaagtttttatatttaatattttatcaATCTATCTTCCGCTGCCAATTGTGATAATGTTATAAATCATTACGCATAAACTCACCGTCTGGGCCCACCAAAAATCGAGGTGTGACACCGATAAAGATAAAACATATTTTGAAATTGGATGAATACTGAGCGGTGAAAAGGCTGGCCTCTTATACATAACTAGCAATTTTTCCTTAAGGATAAAAGGGTAACCTGTAACATGGTAATATTTTTTCACAAGCATAACAGTAAGAAAAAACAAGAATGTACATGTTCCTTCTAACTTAATCTAAACATTAATAAGTTAATTTGCGAAATCGATGGTCAGTTTTGCGCAAATGGTGGCCGATTCCAGATTTCTATTGATCCACCGGTCGATTGCAGAAGGTGATGAATGCCTCACGCGACATTGCCTGACGCCTGGTGAAATCAACGCCTCACATGCGCCTTATGAAATCATTGTGCATCCGTTATGATGAGGTGTTTCCATCACCGCCTCAAGCAGCACGCTAATGCACAACTTTTAAAATCAAGCGACCCGCTTACATTAAAAATGACCGGTTTTAACACAAACCAAGAACCCATGTCAAATTGAAACAATTTTGCTCTGGTGGGAAGCTTCAAAGCTATTCAAGTATGGTGAttacaacatattaaaacacaatctATAATCACAGTATGAAAATGTAACTCAAGTAATTGCATGCAAAAAGCATCCCATGAGTTTGCATAGAAAAAACTCGAATGAATGTTCACGCTCGGAaaacgggccagaattattatgAGTGGGGTGAAATTTAAGAAATTTCTGCTTAATTTAAAGGGCAAGCTTTCTCGAACTCCTTCTGCTCTTTGCGGCATAATTCAAATTCATCAGTGTTGTAGTACATGCAGCCCGCATAAGCATCCATCTCTTTTGTACACTTCTGATGAAGATCTTTCAACCTGCATGGTAACCAAGTTAGAGAAGTTTAGACCTGTTTACTTATGAATGGATTCTCCAGGTTTGATTGATCTCTAACAGGTCAAACACATAAAAGCTTTACAGAAAACGGGTCAAAGAACTTAATTAACataaattaaactaataataGCATAAAAGAACGGAAATTTTTCACCAAATTGTAACCAAGTTTCATACCGAAGTCACTCAGTTTTTTTGTTCCTCTAAAGTTGCTCGACCTTCATTAGGTGTTCCAATAGTGTGAAATTCTATTATAAATGTTCAAATTTTTAGAAATAAAGTGACCTAAATGTAACATAATTAAATCTTAGTTACCATTTAGTGattatttttttttgatttgACTAAAATTGAACAAATATGAAACTTGGTTGTTATCCAGTTAAAAAAATGTCTTCACTACTACCTCCTActttaaatttgaaaaaaaacTAATCACTAAACAATATCTATGATTCATATATGTTCCATTTAGGTCACTTGACTTTTAGAAgtttttaacatttaaaaaaaatccaatatTCGAACCTAATGAAAGTTGAGTGACTTTAGAGAAACAAAAAAACAGTGACTTTAGTGGACCACTTAAGAAACTTGGTTACTAATGAGTGAATAATCTCCTAAAATGGGATGTAGTgtacagtggcgaagcttgaggtttctgaccgggggtcgaaaacctatatacccaaaaatttctataaaaccggggggtaaaaacgtatatacccaaaattttctatacaaaaactacatactctccactactgagcgaaaagttcggggggtcggccgcccctcCCACCCCCACTAAGCTACGCCAATGGTAGTGTACACATTGGAGTTTATATTATAGTGTGAACGTATTTCACAAAGATTCCCCAACCACGCTAAATTGTTGTGAAGTTTTAGTCAAGAAATTCAATAATTGTCCAAACAATAAAGTTTTGGAGTATTCTAAAGATAATAAGAATAAATGACAAAGATAAATAGCAATTAATTAATCTAATAACAAGCAAGAAAAAACAAACAGTAACAATAATCCTAATGACTAATTAGAATAATCAGCAATTAGCCAAATAAAAGTCAGGTTTTGACACAATTATGGGTCAACCTTGTCTTGTACCACTATTGGTCCTTTTGGTCGGTCTACGTTTCGCGAAAACTTCCACAAGTACTATCATTTAACGGGATATTTCAAGCACTCCCAGTCTTGATGCTTACATGTGTGTGTGCACAAACGCTATTGTAAAAACAAACACACATATCTCAGCACCCCCAATCAAATAGCTTCATTTTGTGCCAACTATAAATACTAACCGAGTAACATCTAACAATCTTATACACAAACAATTAGAAATCACAAAATTAAAGTCAAGATATGTAACAAACATGAAAGAAGATGATACAATTTAGTTAATAGTTATCATGGGTTTCAGTTGTTAGAATGTAGGGTTTTAGCTTCACCCACAGGGCTACAGGTTGAATGAAATAAATATACACTAGGGTTAACATATAGCAACAAAAAAGCCTCaataatataaaatttatttgaaAAGATGCTTGCATAGAGGATGGTCAAGCAGGCATGTGACCTGGAGATCACAGGTTCTTGCTTTTGTTCCTACAGTGCTGGCAAGATTATAATTTTATTGTTACAAGTATCTTTTATTTTGATCTCTAATTATCAAGCAGCAGCAGCATCACTAATAATCGAATCAGTTATCAAGCACCTATAACTTATCAGACACTTAGGAAACAGTGAGTGGATGCAGCGTTGGTTTCATTTAACGACTGCTTACTACTTGTAACTTCTCAAACAGAACACTTCGCAGAAATTAAGATTAGCAAACAGTACGAGAAAACATGTACACTAAGTCAGTGTTACCAAATTCTTAAGTGTAAGATTAGACCAAATTCTTACACCTTAGATGGTATGGGCGGGCTGGATCCTATGACAATATATATAAAAGGAAAGTCGGCACTCAGGACCAGATAGATAAAAATAATGCATGTTGGACAATTGTCACTGTGGCTAAACTCCCCAAAAAAAGATGCTTGTGGTCTCAACATAAGACTACGCTTTGAAGAACAAATGAGTTGACTGAGCTTAAAAACTGAATATATACAAGCATTGCACTTCAATTGCACTTTGTCACAAGACCTCAAATTGGCTCTATGACAGTGAATGCTCTGATTGACTCATCTTGATTCATGAAGCATATAAACGAAGCTGATAGAGTAGTTAGTTTCTCTAGCTAAGTCCAATAAGTTTTTTGACACTAAGATTAACATGGTATCTAGAAGTGAGAGGACCCCATGTCAATGTGTTGTATATAGAACACGGTGCATAAGATAAGCTAAGAGTTGCTGTTTTAGTCTATGTTTTAAGCATTACATAATTAACTAGTGCTCAGAAGTAGCAATGAAACAAAAGACTATTGGAGCAAGACGGAGATGAAAAAGAACTGTAAACTACGTATCACTTCATTGGAAAAAAAAGGCACTACATATGCAAAAGCAAGGCTGCAAGAGTATCTGTATAATTTATAAGGATGACTGGAGGTAATGTCATAAGATATTACTTACTCATCTCAATGTTCCACATTGGCACATTCTATTGTACAACTAAACTTGGTAAAAATGACGAAAATGGAACACAAAGCAGAATGATCAATATCAATGTGAAACTTTAGAAAGCACAAGCTTCAATAATTTCCAATAGAAACTCCAGAAAGAAGGATGCCTAAACCCTAATTTAATGACAATATATATGTGATAAATTGTTTTTTACTTCGATTTATTGTTTGTTTTTCATCAACTTTGATCTAATCTCGGTGCGAATGTATGTGTAGATTGGAAACTAGAAGGTAACGAATAATGATGTCAATTTTGTTGTTCTATGACATTACAACACTTAGAAAGTACAATCAAATTACATCCAAAACTGCAACTATAGTTATCCTATCAAAACTAAAGTCCAAAAGCACTCTTCTCCCTCCAAAAACAAACCAACTATGATACAACCATTGCAATCTCCGTTTCCACTGCAACTATAGTTATACATCATACACACAACTTATTTCGGGtgagcatatatatatatatctgtagCCTAACAGAACAAAATCTCCGTTTCCGGTGCAAAATAACACCAATTCTGACCTAATCACCACTCAAATAGGGATGAGATCCGTACTGAAAACCAGTAATAATATAAACCAAATACTGTATAGAATATGGCAGTATGGTACCTGTTCAGTACAGGTAGTGCAAAAATACCGAAAAATACCAAAACCGACTGGTACCTAAACCGAAAACCCTAACAATGACTACCTGTACCGATTTTGCTCGGACTATATCGGTTCGGTAACGGTACCGGTACTCGGTAAAAGATGCTCGTCCCTACGCtcaaatacacaaaaaaaaaagatatgtATACTATTACTTACAATGACAAAACACAGCGAGTAACTTGTCTGCCTTTATCAAGGCACTTCTCAGGGTTCGGATCCTCCTTCTTACACTTGAGAAACGCAACATTTTCACCTCTGCATCTCGTCGCAATGTGCTTCGATGCTGACATCAGCACCGCCGATGTCGGAACAGGTTCTGATGCAGCGTCTACAGTACTCGCCATCGCAAATTTGACCTAAATCTCAAACCCTAACAAACAACAAAATCCACACATACAGATCGAAGTTGATGAGAAAACAAAGAGTAAATTAACGCATAGATTGTTGTAAATTAGGGTTTACGCACCTTCTGGTTCAACCGGAAATTGACGAAGTGAGAGGAATTGTTCTCGGACTCGATCCAGAGCAGCTGGGCGGCTAAACGAGTATATTCGGGTTCAGATGGATAACCCGGTTAATAAACGGATCTAAATTTGAGTTGTAGTATAACTAGCGGGTAGGGTATAACCCGTGGTTCGTGACGGGCCGATTTTTAATAAAACTAGTTGATTCCAtacgcgcgttgcggcggggacctaATGTCTGTGAAATGCGTGTCGGcaacggcaagcagataccgaatatcaaaacacaAATAAGAATTACGTGGTAATGAAGTCATTTCGTCCTAaaaaagcgattttaaataatctaatatataataataggacccacacgtcctacatattggaaattcggttgttttcagtttagttattacggtactaacacgttaaaatatggatgagctcggtacagATAAAGGCACCAAAAGTACcaatccggaaaatcatcgaaattaggtatcGGCACCGAAAATGTTCGGTAccatacggtatggtatttgagggtaaaaaccggtggaTACCGATGccgaaccgataccgaaaatgtcaaaagtcagTACCATTCGGTACTGAAAATATACccagtttggtaaatttgattccagtaccggtacccaataccatttgctcatccccttgatgatgttactattcattggGTTGTGTaagaaaagtaatctaaacggtgcaattacttgcgttgctacgttgttacaggatttgatgagctcggtaccaaccgttacagaaaataccgttaccaaaaatccctaaaagtggataccggtaccgaatatacctggcacagtacggttcggtaccggtcggtacggtaccggtatttgagggtaaaaaccagTGAATACCGGTGCCAAACCGATAccaaaaatgtcaaaagtcggtaccgatccggtaccgaaaatatacccggtttggtaaatttggtaTTGGTACcagtacccgataccatttgttAATCCCCTTAATAATACTAGTGTTCAGTTGTCTTCAAATtttaacattattattattactgttcattgtcttaatattttaatatataggtaatttGAAGTAATTTAGAAATTTAAGTGTAACGATTTTtctatatgtaattttgttaactaaaaGAGCAATTTGATCATATAGAATGACTGAATTGTCAttttcgttaacagaaaaaatgaatgaaATTAACTCAATGGACTAAAATAACAACGATGAAACCGTTTTGGATTCACatacgaaaaatgaaacatttagactaaattaacaaaatggcccaaaccacaggaactaaaacgacatttaactctttaatttTTAACCGCAATTAGCCTACTCATAATTATACATTGCAATACTCATAACctgttgaaacaatggttaacgcAAGGATAACCAAAAGGATCGTTTcacttatggggttcaacctcttctcttaCTCGTATCGGTGGcctgagatctgcaaaacagtaaacaccgttagtctcgttaagaggggggaagggggttttccctcttaaccaggctccggcgtgagaataagtactgctctgagaGGAATAAAACAgcgtgtgtatagagtgagtaaagagagccaagaatcccgaacctgaatgatgaagggtcctatttatagccggagggtgaagaagaaGGAAGCAGCTATGCCAGCTGTgggtgcgcgccagctgtccgaccaaggggaatatcctcttggtctgctctgtcgcgaagggtgtagtggtacacgtggcgtccttgTATTCGCCTGTGCTGGGTACCTCGTACTGGTCATGTCAGCCctgctccctggattgtcgcaggcctatgtggccttctgttaatggtgacacgtgttgtcctttatgttgggcaAAGCATCTTTGATGCCAGCTGTGAACCGCCTAGTtgtcttctggaagcttctagaaTGTTCTGGTGACatggatgccttgtgtgcacaaaagtggtgtggtccctgccatgtaggcagggaattgggaccatacctcttcaagtccccccagtccagtgtgccttctagttgagttaatcgtctaggagggattctggacttatgagagttaTGATCTCCATGCGTCGCGTTGAAGTTGGTTCATATAAAGTGAGCCAAATGGGGGCGTGCCGCATGGTTTTTACCttttgaaaaagtgagccaaatggacgcatgccgcatgggttttggcttcttaaaaaagtgagccaaatggacgcatgccgcatgggttttggcctctTGAAAAAGTGAGcaaaatggacgcatgccgcccgggttttggccttttgaaaaagtgagccaaatggacgcatgccgcatgggttttggcttcttgaaaaagtgagccaaatggacgcatgccgcatgggttttggcttcttgaaaaagtgagccaaatggacgcatgccgcatgggttttggcttcttgaaaaagtgagccaaatggacgcatgccgcgtgggttttggcccttttgtGTTTCCTTCTGTTGGAAGTTTGGTGGTTATGGGGAAGTGTTTGGTGTGACCGTCTGACGTCCCTGTCTTTTCGGAGGTGAACAGTTGCTTTTGCAGTGACTTTCTGTCACATCAGCAGACCCTGTcgcccatgcttcccgaaaaaCGAGCCGACGTCTTCTCTCTCCTTTGACGTGTCAGTCATCTATTGGGTGCTTTTCCTGTTTCCTGACGGTCCACTatccatcgcattaaatgcgatgggtataaataggggGCGGTTATCCCTTTCTTCCTTCATTCTTGAATTCTAAGTGTGATTTTCTCTCTATCCTCCTCTTGTGTTTTCCCATCGTTCATATTTTCTTGAGTTcaaatcatcttcttcttgacCTTTATCATGGCTGAGAAGAATCCAACTCAGAAGAAAAGGAAGCATAGAGGTAGGGCTCCTCCTGGTCCAGACCAAGCCGTTATTAACTGGAAGGAGGAGGAATTTCAGATGCTTGTGAGGGGGATGAACTTCCGTTCCGAGTGGGAAGCTCAGTACCCTCCTCCTGGATCTACTGCATTGGATGCCCCTCCGGGTTTTATCACGTTATATGTTGCTTATTTCCGGGAAGGCAATTTTAGGTTGCCTATTACGAAGTTCACTGCTGCTGTGTTGAGGGGTTATGGGCTCCATATTTCTCAAATAAATGCGATTGGGCTTCCTCGGATTACCCATTTCGAATTCGTCTGTAGGTCTTACCGTGTTGATCCTACTTTTGAGATGTTTAACGCTTTCTACAGCGTTACGTATACCAGCGGCTTTTACTCTTTTCAAGCTAGGTCAGGGGTTGCCCCGGTGTGTTCTGTGCCGTTAAAGGGCATCCATGACTGgaaacaaaagtttttttttatatccGTCGTGGTGTGATTCCAACAGATATGTTATACCGGCAAGTGAGTCAAGGGATCCCTAAGGTGGATGTTCTTCCAAACGTTGCTGCTCAAGACTGGTATAAGAAGATAACTGCGAAGGCGACTGCTATTTCTCAACTGGATGAGATGGCTTTAGTTGGTGCAGGGATGAGTTTGTTGTGGGTTCCTAAACATCCGCTGGGTCAACCTGCGTATAGCCATAAGGGCAAATGTATGGTTCTTTCTTGTCTTACCACTTGATTATTTCCCTTTATGTTTACTATGTGTCCTtacttttgttgccattttgcaGTTGGTTACAGTTTGTTGAATGCTTTGGACCCTAAATCAgcgggtgccatggttgaagcTATCCAGGCTGATGGGCATCCGACGTGGTTGGAGCAGATACGGGGTCGGTTTTTGCACCCTACCGACGAAAGCCTGAGCAGATATGCTGATGAAGTTCTAggtgaagatgtttgggatgacTTTGTCGATTCGGGTCGAGAGGAAGTTATCATCCTTTCTAGTGGGAGTTCTGACCCGAATGTTGAAGATCTAACCTCTCATTacgcgcgtgcaggtaccgcgcCTGGTGGTGTTGCTGACCCCGTGCATGAAATtgttggggatgatgatgatgcggaGGCATCTGTTGATCCGTCTGCCCAGTTGAAGACGAGAAAGAAAGCACGGACTGATAGGTCTGTAAGGAGAGAGGAGAAGTCTGAGAGTAAAGGTGCTGGTTCTTCTCGTAAGTGACCCTCTACTCATCCTTGTCTAGGTTATGTGGTAGTTTCTGATACGTTGTCTGGCTTAGGGGTTGGTGAAAAGGGTCAACAGTCAGATCCTGATGACAGTGCTACCTTATCTGAGCACATGAAGAAAAAAGCTCTCGATGATCACAAACGTCGCCTTGATGAGCAGGCTGCTGCTGTTTTTGCTGCCAAGAAGGCAAAGCTTCAAAAAGAGGCTCCCCCAGCGCCCTCAGAGTCTGAGATTGATTTGGGCGTGTTTAGTGGAGGTCGTGGGAATTTGTTGGAGGAGATATATGCTGCCTCTGCTCCTCTTCCTGGTAATTTTCTTTCATTGTACGTTTGTCGTATCTTTCCTTGGATTGCTCTTTAATTGTTGTCTTATGGCAGTATTCAAGACTAGCAAGAAGCCTCGGGCGGCGGACATTTCTCGGATTACTCCACCTACTTCTCCTCCGTCGAGGACTGTTGGTCTGACCCCTCCGCGTGATGGTGCTGATGCAAACGTGGGTGGTGGTGAAGGGTTTGTTGAAGGTACGTTTGAAGGAGGCGATGCGACTGGGGGTGATGTTGGAGGTGATAAGGGTAAAGGTGTTGAGGTGCAGATGGAGTCTAGTGAGACTACTCCGCAACAAACCATCTACACTAAACGTCCTCCCGGTGGAGGTGGAGCCACTTCTGGCCTTGTGCGAAGCCCGCACTTTGAACATAATCCTGATGATTCCTGGGGTAACCCAGCTTGTGATGATTTGCCTCACGTCCCCCGCTGGGGCCTTACTCAGGGCTCTCGAATGACTGATTTCAAGAATTGTCATGAGTTTTTCTCTTTGTCACTTCCGCCTGCTGAGAGGATGTTCCAGAAGAATCGCAACCGCTTTGCCCTTATAGACGACCATGTTAGTGCTGGGGTTCACTTCTTTGCCACATCGCAAGAGATTCTTCGCGAATGGAGGTCGATGGGGGAAGAAACTCTTGAGTTTGAGGAGGCGAAGAAGTCGTTTTCCGAAGAGAAAGAGAAGTTTAATGCGGAGAAAAAAGGCTTGCAATGGCGGGTTGCTGAGGCTGAGCGGAAGCTTGAAGAGCAGAAGCAGTTGAACGAGCAAAAACAGAAGGATTGGGAATCTGCATGTGCTCGTACGAACTTGGAGATGCAGTCGCAGCGTGATGCTATTGTGCGGCTGTCTGGTGAGAAGACGGCCCTTGCTGATGAGGCGCATCAGGCGCGTCTTGCTGCGGAGAAGAAAGAAAAGGAGTATGTTGCTCGGATCGACAAGCTGGAGCTTCTTGCTCAGGAGAAGGCTGCGGAGTGTGAGACTGTTCAGCGTCTTCTTGATGAGAAGACGGCTGAATGTCGTGCTTCTGAGCTTCTTGCTGAGGAGGCCTCAGCTGATAGTAGGTGGTTGCTGTCTCACGGTGTTCTACGTTCTTGTTTGCCTTGTTTTTTCATTTCATGTTGTTTTTGTCTTTGTATATTTCTGTTCTTACTCGATCCTGTTTTTCTTGTAGCTTGCTGATCGTATTTTGCATTCTTCTGAACTTGCCCGCTATATGTTTAAATTGGGTAGGGCAGGGTATAATAGTGGACGCAAGTTTGGGTATGCTGAAGGCAAACTTGCGGCCATGAACAATGAGAAGGATTTCCACTTTGAGTTATATAAAGATGATTGTGACGGTGCTTATGCTGAGAAGCGAAAAGAGTTTTCGACGCTTGATTTAGCTGTTGTTCGGGCCTCTGGGAAGTTGGCTCACAAAGCGAATGGAGTAGCTTTGTTGAAAAAAGCTTTGGGAGAAGATGGCGATGGTGCTGCGGGAGGTGCTGGCTCCAGCCATACTTGATAGGCTGTTTCCGGCCAGCGTGCCGTGTATGGCCCTGAATGGGCTTGTAATGGGTGTTTTAAGACAATTTTAATTTTCTTGACTGTGGTTGTGTGTATTGACATATATTTTACCGATTTGACTTTTGGTTATGCAAATTTTGaaatcgtcataatatgtgcatgtttaattactttgattaggtgtcacgaatgaatgatggcactgacaggtgatgttgtgttatTACAATGTTTTTATTCTGTCGTTTAAGTATGCGCGCCTGTATGTGacatacgaagtgatcgagttgcaggttattgtgtgagctcagctgggatcacagccttgggagcattacaatgtttagttaccttgctatcgatattttcgtgtttatgtggccACGAAGTTATGTTctttggcgttttgtaggctttggttgtgtttctgacccggctgttcacttggttgtgacgagccttggaggtctacaatgtttcctatggtcgagccattgatgttttcgtgtacgcccaaagtaataaatgcagttgtgacaaaa
This genomic interval carries:
- the LOC110899155 gene encoding NADH dehydrogenase [ubiquinone] 1 alpha subcomplex subunit 8-B, which encodes MASTVDAASEPVPTSAVLMSASKHIATRCRGENVAFLKCKKEDPNPEKCLDKGRQVTRCVLSLLKDLHQKCTKEMDAYAGCMYYNTDEFELCRKEQKEFEKACPLN